The Phoenix dactylifera cultivar Barhee BC4 chromosome 17, palm_55x_up_171113_PBpolish2nd_filt_p, whole genome shotgun sequence genome contains a region encoding:
- the LOC103701089 gene encoding probable acyl-activating enzyme 1, peroxisomal encodes MMEGAVRCSANYVPLTPISFLERAAAVYGDCASVVYGPTTYSWRETRDRCLRLASALSRLGISRGDVVAVLAPNIPAMYELHFGVPMTGAILCTLNTRHDSAMLSVLLKHSEAKIVFVDYQLLEVAQGALKLLSQARVKPPLLVIITESGGSSPAVPNFAASVDEEYEILLKTSPPRFEIKWPVDERDPISLNYTSGTTSRPKGVIYSHRGAYLNAIATVLFNDMTTMPVYLWTVPMFHCNGWCLTWGIAAQGGTNICIRNVSAKVIFENIALHKITHMGGAPTVLNMIVNAPMTEQKPLPGRVTVMTGAAPPPPQVLYKMEELGFHVIHSYGLTETYGPGTVCTWKPEWDSLPAEERARLKSRQGLQHLGIEELDVKDPVTLKSVPADGKTMGEVMFRGNTVMNGYYKDLNATNEALSGGWFRSGDLAVRHADGYVKLKDRSKDIIISGGENISTIEVESVLFSHPAVLEAAVVGQPDDYWGETPCAFVKLREGTHAGAEEIIRFCRARLPHYMAPRTVVFEDLPKTSTGKTQKFVLREKAKAMGSLFNKGTSKL; translated from the exons ATGATGGAGGGCGCGGTCCGGTGCTCCGCCAACTACGTTCCCCTCACCCCCATAAGCTTCTTGGAGCGCGCCGCCGCCGTCTACGGCGATTGCGCCTCCGTCGTCTACGGCCCCACCACCTACTCGTGGAGGGAGACCCGCGATCGCTGCCTCCGCCTCGCCTCCGCTCTCTCCCGCTTGGGGATCTCACGCGGCGACGTT GTAGCTGTACTTGCTCCAAACATTCCAGCAATGTATGAACTACATTTCGGTGTGCCAATGACTGGTGCAATCCTCTGTACACTCAACACACGTCATGACTCAGCCATGCTATCAGTCCTTCTGAAGCACTCTGAGGCTAAAATTGTCTTCGTGGACTATCAGTTACTTGAAGTCGCCCAAGGAGCACTCAAACTTCTCTCCCAAGCCAGAGTGAAACCTCCCCTTCTGGTTATAATCACAGAATCCGGTGGATCATCTCCTGCAGTTCCAAATTTCGCTGCTTCGGTGGATGAGGAATATGAAATTCTTCTGAAGACTTCACCTCCTCGGTTTGAGATCAAATGGCCTGTTGATGAACGTGACCCTATCTCACTAAACTATACATCTGGCACCACATCCAGACCCAAAGGTGTTATCTACAGTCACCGGGGAGCCTACCTAAATGCCATTGCGACAGTCCTCTTCAATGACATGACCACAATGCCGGTGTATCTGTGGACTGTGCCCATGTTCCATTGTAATGGGTGGTGCCTAACTTGGGGTATAGCAGCTCAAGGTGGGACAAACATCTGCATTAGAAATGTCTCTGCAAAGGTTATTTTTGAAAACATTGCCCTGCACAAGATCACCCACATGGGTGGTGCACCCACAGTTCTTAACATGATTGTGAATGCTCCAATGACCGAGCAGAAACCATTGCCTGGAAGAGTGACTGTGATGACTGGTGCTGCACCACCACCTCCCCAGGTTCTATATAAGATGGAAGAACTTGGTTTCCATGTCATCCACTCCTATGGCCTCACAGAAACTTATGGTCCAGGGACAGTTTGCACATGGAAGCCTGAGTGGGACTCCCTCCCTGCCGAGGAGCGTGCAAGACTCAAATCCCGCCAGGGACTTCAACATCTTGGAATCGAGGAGTTAGATGTTAAAGATCCAGTTACTTTGAAAAGTGTTCCAGCTGATGGGAAAACCATGGGGGAGGTAATGTTCAGAGGCAACACAGTCATGAATGGATACTACAAAGATTTGAATGCAACCAATGAAGCTTTGTCTGGAGGATGGTTTCGATCCGGAGACCTTGCAGTGAGGCATGCTGATGGATATGTAAAGCTCAAGGACCGATCGAAAGATATTATAATTTCAGGTGGGGAAAATATAAGCACTATAGAGGTAGAGTCTGTGCTGTTTAGTCATCCAGCCGTGCTCGAGGCTGCAGTAGTTGGACAACCAGATGATTATTGGGGTGAGACACCCTGTGCTTTTGTGAAGTTGAGGGAGGGTACTCATGCTGGTGCTGAAGAGATTATTAGATTTTGTCGTGCCCGGCTGCCACACTATATGGCACCTCGCACTGTTGTTTTTGAGGATCTTCCAAAGACTTCGACCGGGAAGACGCAAAAGTTTGTCCTTAGGGAGAAGGCAAAGGCCATGGGAAGCCTCTTCAATAAGGGTACTAGCAAGCTTTGA
- the LOC103701090 gene encoding SEC1 family transport protein SLY1-like has protein sequence MALNLRQKQMSLIVRMLNLNQPPNPGGGISTAAGSEEVYKILIMDAFCRGILSPLIHVNDLRKHGITLFFPIDKNRQTVPDVPAIYFVRPTPENIDRMAADAARGLYESFHLNFSSSLPRPLLETLASKTLEKDAVHRISKIYDQYLEFVTLEDSLFSLAQPKTYVQINDPSAGDREIEEIVEKIVSGLFCVLATLGVVPVIRCARGGPAEMVASALDSRIRDHLVIKNNLFSESGGLASSFQRPILCIFDRNFELAVGIQHDWSYRPLVHDVLGMKLNRVTMPAEKAAAKSYELDDSDSFWFSNSWSPFQKVAEEIEIQLSKYKQDIDEVNKRTGGKDGVEFDGTDLIGNTKHLMNAVNSLPELTERKKMIDKHTNIATVLLGEIKERSLDGYCNLENDMLTKGSVDKSQLLSLLKGKGTKVDKLRLSITYLLSLETTPQSEVEAIEAALRESEVDTCAFQYVKKIKSLNASLAASASSASRSNIVDWAEKLYGQSISAVTAGMKNLLSGGRQLALTRTVEALMEGKPNPEVDSYLVFDPRAPRSGSGSQLRGPFKEAIVFMIGGGNYVEYRSLMELAQRSQPVKHVLYGTTEVLNGEEFVEQLIELGQKMGLGSSGVGTSQ, from the exons ATGGCGCTCAATCTCCGGCAGAAGCAAATGA GCCTCATCGTCCGCATGCTGAATTTGAACCAGCCGCCGAACCCCGGCGGCGGGATCTCCACTGCCGCCGGCTCCGAGGAGGTCTACAAGATCCTCATTATGGACGCCTTCTGCCGTGGCATCCTCTCCCCCCTGATTCATGTCAATGACCTCCGGAAGCACGGCATCACCCTCTTCTTCCCCATCGACAAGAACCGCCAGACCGTCCCCGACGTCCCCGCCATCTACTTCGTCCGCCCCACGCCGGAGAACATCGACCGTATGGCCGCCGACGCCGCCCGCGGCCTCTACGAGTCCTTCCACCTcaacttctcctcctccctccctcgccCCCTTCTCGAGACGCTCGCCTCCAAGACCCTCGAGAAGGACGCCGTGCACCGGATCTCCAAGATCTACGACCAGTACCTCGAGTTCGTCACCCTGGAGGACTCCCTCTTCTCGCTGGCACAGCCCAAGACCTACGTCCAGATCAACGACCCCTCCGCAGGGGATCGCGAGATCGAGGAGATCGTGGAGAAGATCGTCAGTGGCTTGTTCTGTGTCCTCGCCACCCTCGGGGTTGTGCCGGTAATCCGGTGTGCCCGCGGTGGCCCGGCGGAGATGGTTGCTTCAGCTCTGGACTCCCGCATCCGTGACCATTTGGTGATAAAAAACAATCTTTTCTCAGAAAGTGGTGGTCTTGCGAGCTCCTTCCAGCGCCCGATCCTCTGCATATTTGATCGGAATTTTGAGCTCGCAGTTGGGATCCAGCATGACTGGAGCTACCGGCCTCTCGTCCATGACGTGCTCGGAATGAAGCTGAACAGAGTGACCATGCCTGCAGAGAAAGCTGCTGCTAAATCTTATGAATTGGATGACTCCGATTCGTTCTGGTTTTCCAACAGTTGGTCTCCATTTCAGAAGGTTGCTGAAGAAATCGAGATCCAACTGAGCAAGTACAAGCAGGACATTGATGAGGTGAACAAGCGGACTGGAGGGAAGGATGGGGTTGAGTTTGATGGTACTGATCTGATTGGGAACACGAAGCATCTGATGAATGCTGTGAACTCACTCCCGGAGCTCACTGAGCGGAAGAAGATGATTGACAAGCATACCAACATTGCCACCGTGCTGCTGGGTGAGATCAAGGAGAGGTCTTTGGATGGTTACTGCAATCTTGAGAATGACATGTTGACCAAAGGAAGTGTAGATAAGAGTCAATTGCTTAGTCTTCTTAAGGGGAAGGGCACAAAGGTGGATAAGCTTCGGCTTTCGATAACATACCTTCTCTCTTTGGAGACCACACCACAATCTGAGGTAGAAGCGATAGAAGCAGCATTGAGGGAGTCCGAGGTGGATACTTGTGCCTTTCAGTATGTGAAGAAGATAAAGTCTTTGAATGCATCATTGGCAGCTTCAGCAAGCTCAGCAAGCAGGAGCAACATTGTGGATTGGGCTGAAAAGCTTTATGGGCAGTCCATTAGTGCGGTGACTGCAGGTATGAAAAATCTTTTATCAGGTGGAAGGCAACTGGCATTAACAAGGACAGTGGAAGCATTAATGGAAGGGAAGCCAAACCCAGAGGTGGATTCTTACCTGGTGTTTGATCCACGAGCCCCTAGATCAGGATCTGGGTCACAATTGAGGGGACCGTTCAAAGAAGCAATTGTATTTATGATAGGTGGTGGAAATTATGTTGAATATAGGAGCTTGATGGAGCTAGCACAACGTTCACAGCCTGTCAAGCATGTCCTATATGGTACTACAGAGGTCCTTAATGGGGAGGAGTTTGTTGAGCAGCTCATAGAGTTGGGGCAGAAGATGGGTCTAGGAAGCAGTGGAGTGGGTACATCCCAATAA